The DNA window ATCTAGTACATTATCTGTCTACCTCTGCTCTCACCATCCTGTCGTTTTTGTTTAAGTCCTGAAATAGTGAAACGTTTATAAATCCTTTGCTTTTGACTAATTCTACTGTAGACTCTCCTTTCGCTTGATTTATTTCGAAGTATAATTTGCCGTTTGGCTCGAGTAGATCTAAGGCAATATCGGCAATCCGGTCATAAAACAAAAGTCCGTTATTGTCGGGTACGAACAGTGCAGTGTGTGGTTCATAGTCTAGGACATTCTGATCCATCCCGGATTTTTCTTTTTCCAAGATATAAGGAGGATTGCTGACTATAATATCAAATTTGGTGTCTGTAGGATAATTTTTTAGAACATCCACATTTCTGAAGTTTACATCCACAGCATTTGATTCTGCGTTGAGGGTTGCGATCTTTAATGCCTCTTCTGATATATCCCATGCTTCGATGTATCCTT is part of the Dysgonomonas mossii genome and encodes:
- the prmC gene encoding peptide chain release factor N(5)-glutamine methyltransferase — protein: MQKTISYIKEYLKAYYPESEISGFIRIIIEHITKRSYPQAVISDTMLTEEQTDLLHSILYRLKMSEPIQYIIGETEFFGLPFHVTKDVLIPRPETEELVELILNENKKSGLKVLDIGTGSGAIAIALAKHLEEGYIEAWDISEEALKIATLNAESNAVDVNFRNVDVLKNYPTDTKFDIIVSNPPYILEKEKSGMDQNVLDYEPHTALFVPDNNGLLFYDRIADIALDLLEPNGKLYFEINQAKGESTVELVKSKGFINVSLFQDLNKNDRMVRAEVDR